A window of the Apodemus sylvaticus chromosome 15, mApoSyl1.1, whole genome shotgun sequence genome harbors these coding sequences:
- the LOC127666157 gene encoding mitochondrial import receptor subunit TOM7 homolog has protein sequence MVKLSKEAKQRLQQLFKGGQFAIRWGFIPLVIYLGFTRGADPGMPEPSVLSLLWG, from the coding sequence ATGGTGAAGCTGAgcaaagaagctaaacagaggTTGCAACAGCTCTTCAAGGGCGGCCAGTTTGCCATCCGCTGGGGCTTTATTCCCCTCGTGATTTACCTGGGATTTACGAGAGGTGCAGACCCTGGAATGCCTGAACCATCAGTTTTAAGCCTACTTTGGGGATAA